A region from the Pseudonocardia petroleophila genome encodes:
- a CDS encoding DUF2945 domain-containing protein encodes MTDIEEGDHVAWKTHGTTTEGTVEEEITSDTEAAGRTVRASEDDPQYRVRSDKSGKDAVHRPDALEKTDEGRAD; translated from the coding sequence ATGACCGACATCGAGGAGGGCGACCACGTCGCCTGGAAGACCCACGGCACCACCACGGAGGGCACCGTGGAGGAGGAGATCACGTCCGACACCGAGGCGGCCGGGCGCACGGTGCGGGCGTCGGAGGACGACCCGCAGTACCGCGTGCGCAGCGACAAGTCCGGCAAGGACGCCGTGCACCGGCCCGACGCGCTGGAGAAGACGGACGAGGGAAGGGCCGACTAG
- a CDS encoding TraR/DksA family transcriptional regulator, with protein sequence MDLDHARKTLTTELESLDERARFAERTRAETSGDTEEGALGQHPGDYGSEVAEAMDSELLVDTVADQRRLVQEALERVEDGSYGTCVVCGATIDDERLEARPEVATCREHADTPVVT encoded by the coding sequence GTGGACCTCGACCACGCACGGAAGACCCTGACCACCGAGCTGGAGTCGCTCGACGAGCGCGCCCGCTTCGCCGAGCGCACCCGCGCGGAGACCTCGGGCGACACCGAGGAGGGCGCGCTCGGCCAGCACCCCGGCGACTACGGCTCCGAGGTCGCCGAGGCGATGGACTCCGAGCTGCTCGTCGACACCGTCGCCGACCAGCGTCGGCTGGTGCAGGAGGCGCTCGAGCGCGTCGAGGACGGCAGCTACGGCACCTGCGTCGTCTGCGGCGCCACGATCGACGACGAGCGCCTGGAGGCCCGGCCCGAGGTGGCGACGTGCCGCGAGCACGCCGACACCCCGGTCGTCACCTAG
- a CDS encoding glycoside hydrolase family 65 protein gives MSPDPARTFTVEPWVVREPNLDLAALGQAESVFALSNGHIGLRGNLDEGEPHETPGTYLNSFYEKRPLPYAEGGYGYPESGQTIINVTNGKLIRLLVEDEPLDLRYGRVHRHERVLDLQAGTLTREVEWESPAGRVVTLRTERLVSLTQRAIAAIRYEVEVLDAPALLVVQSELVANEALPARDDDDPRVEAAMTDPLVAEQHRHGDTSATLVHQTRASGLRVAAAMDHEVQGPEGLQISSEAHPDVARTTVISRLKPGEKLTVVKYLAYGWSSRRSLSAVHDQVRAALAAARYTGWQGLLDEQRTYLDDFWLTADIEIDGDAELQQAVRVAIFHVLQAGARAERRCIGAKGLTGPGYDGHTFWDTETFCLQLLSHVAPEAAADALRWRQSIIPLAKERAEQLGLKGAAFPWRTIRGHECSGYWPAGTAAFHINADIADAVRRHVAATGDTEFEKEVGLELLIETARLWRSLGHHDSAGQFRIDGVTGPDEYTAIVDNNVYTNLMAQLNLRVAADTAARHSRAAAKFGVDAEEMASWRDAATSMRIPYDETLGVHPQSEGFTDHQVWDFENTKPDMYPLLLNVPYFDLYRKQVSKQADLVLAMQLRPDAFTPEQVERNFAYYEAITVRDSSLSACTQAVMAARTGHLDLAFDYLAESALVDLNDLAGNSDHGVHIASMAGTWIAVVQGFGGMQCDSAGLRFAPRLPPALSRISFGLKWQGRQLRVQITPEGTEYQLVSGPPMRLTHHGDALALAEDPVLRENPDAVRVEPVEQPFGRAPKARHPGG, from the coding sequence GTGAGTCCTGATCCCGCCCGCACCTTCACCGTCGAGCCGTGGGTCGTCCGCGAGCCCAACCTCGACCTCGCCGCCCTCGGCCAGGCCGAGTCGGTGTTCGCGCTGTCCAACGGGCACATCGGCCTGCGCGGCAACCTCGACGAGGGCGAGCCGCACGAGACGCCGGGCACCTACCTCAACTCGTTCTACGAGAAGCGCCCGCTGCCCTACGCCGAGGGCGGCTACGGCTACCCCGAGTCCGGGCAGACGATCATCAACGTCACCAACGGCAAGCTGATCCGGCTGCTGGTGGAGGACGAGCCGCTCGACCTGCGCTACGGCCGGGTGCACCGCCACGAGCGCGTGCTCGACCTGCAGGCCGGCACGCTGACCCGCGAGGTCGAGTGGGAGTCCCCGGCGGGGCGCGTGGTGACGCTGCGCACCGAGCGGCTGGTGTCGCTGACCCAGCGCGCGATCGCCGCGATCCGCTACGAGGTCGAGGTGCTCGACGCGCCGGCGCTGCTGGTCGTGCAGTCGGAGCTGGTGGCCAACGAGGCCCTGCCCGCCCGCGACGACGACGACCCGCGCGTCGAGGCCGCGATGACCGACCCGCTCGTCGCCGAGCAGCACCGCCACGGCGACACCAGCGCCACGCTCGTGCACCAGACCCGCGCGTCGGGGCTGCGGGTGGCCGCGGCGATGGACCACGAGGTGCAGGGACCCGAGGGCCTGCAGATCTCCTCGGAGGCCCACCCCGACGTCGCCCGCACCACCGTGATCTCCCGGCTGAAGCCGGGGGAGAAGCTGACCGTCGTCAAGTACCTGGCCTACGGCTGGTCCTCGCGCCGGTCGCTGTCCGCCGTGCACGACCAGGTGCGGGCCGCGCTCGCCGCCGCCCGCTACACCGGCTGGCAGGGGCTGCTCGACGAGCAGCGCACCTACCTCGACGACTTCTGGCTCACCGCCGACATCGAGATCGACGGCGACGCCGAGCTGCAGCAGGCCGTCCGCGTCGCGATCTTCCACGTGCTGCAGGCCGGGGCGCGCGCCGAGCGGCGCTGCATCGGGGCGAAGGGCCTGACCGGCCCGGGCTACGACGGGCACACCTTCTGGGACACCGAGACGTTCTGCCTGCAGCTGCTCAGCCACGTCGCCCCGGAGGCGGCGGCCGACGCGCTGCGCTGGCGGCAGTCGATCATCCCGCTGGCCAAGGAACGCGCGGAGCAGCTGGGGCTCAAGGGCGCGGCGTTCCCGTGGCGGACCATCCGCGGCCACGAGTGCTCGGGCTACTGGCCGGCCGGCACCGCGGCGTTCCACATCAACGCCGACATCGCCGACGCCGTGCGCCGCCACGTGGCGGCCACCGGCGACACCGAGTTCGAGAAGGAGGTCGGCCTCGAGCTGCTGATCGAGACCGCGCGGCTGTGGCGCTCGCTCGGGCACCACGACTCGGCCGGGCAGTTCCGGATCGACGGCGTCACGGGTCCCGACGAGTACACCGCGATCGTCGACAACAACGTCTACACCAACCTCATGGCGCAGCTGAACCTGCGCGTCGCCGCCGACACCGCGGCCCGGCACTCCCGGGCGGCGGCCAAGTTCGGCGTCGACGCCGAGGAGATGGCGAGCTGGCGCGACGCGGCGACGTCGATGCGGATCCCCTACGACGAGACGCTCGGCGTGCACCCGCAGTCGGAGGGCTTCACCGACCACCAGGTGTGGGACTTCGAGAACACCAAGCCCGACATGTACCCGCTGCTGCTCAACGTGCCCTACTTCGACCTGTACCGGAAGCAGGTCTCCAAGCAGGCCGACCTGGTGCTGGCCATGCAGCTGCGCCCGGACGCGTTCACCCCGGAGCAGGTGGAGCGCAACTTCGCCTACTACGAGGCGATCACGGTGCGCGACTCGTCGCTCTCGGCGTGCACCCAGGCCGTGATGGCCGCCCGCACGGGGCACCTGGACCTGGCGTTCGACTACCTCGCCGAGTCCGCCCTCGTCGACCTCAACGACCTGGCGGGCAACTCCGACCACGGCGTGCACATCGCGTCGATGGCGGGCACCTGGATCGCCGTCGTGCAGGGCTTCGGCGGGATGCAGTGCGACTCGGCCGGCCTCCGGTTCGCGCCGCGCCTGCCGCCGGCGCTGTCCCGGATCTCCTTCGGGCTCAAGTGGCAGGGCCGCCAGCTCCGCGTCCAGATCACGCCGGAGGGCACCGAGTACCAGCTGGTCAGCGGGCCGCCGATGCGCCTGACCCACCACGGCGACGCGCTCGCGCTGGCCGAGGACCCGGTGCTGCGGGAGAACCCGGACGCCGTGCGCGTCGAGCCCGTCGAGCAGCCGTTCGGCCGGGCGCCGAAGGCGCGCCACCCCGGGGGCTGA
- a CDS encoding HAD family hydrolase: MLGLPDGTRACLFDLDGVLTDTASVHAAAWKQMFDDYLRERDGDGFRPFDVSADYGPYVDGKPRLDGTDSFLRSRGIELDHDELVRLSTIKNDLVQEKIVSVGVEVYPGSVRYLKAVREAGLATAVVSSSANAEQVLRVADLAQYIDHRVDGATAKERGLPGKPAPDTFLAAAADLGVDKADAVVFEDAIAGVESGKAGGFGFIVGVDRLDHADELSAAGADVVVKDLEDLL; encoded by the coding sequence ATGTTAGGCCTCCCCGACGGCACCCGCGCGTGCCTGTTCGACCTCGACGGCGTCCTCACCGACACCGCGAGCGTCCATGCCGCCGCCTGGAAGCAGATGTTCGACGACTACCTGCGCGAACGCGACGGCGACGGCTTCCGGCCGTTCGACGTGTCCGCCGACTACGGCCCCTACGTCGACGGCAAGCCGCGCCTGGACGGCACCGACTCGTTCCTGCGCTCGCGCGGCATCGAACTCGACCACGACGAGCTGGTGCGCCTGTCGACGATCAAGAACGACCTGGTGCAGGAGAAGATCGTCAGCGTCGGGGTGGAGGTGTACCCGGGCTCGGTGCGCTACCTGAAGGCCGTCCGCGAGGCGGGGCTGGCCACCGCGGTCGTGTCGTCGAGCGCCAACGCCGAGCAGGTGCTCCGCGTCGCCGACCTCGCGCAGTACATCGACCACCGCGTCGACGGCGCCACGGCGAAGGAGCGCGGCCTGCCGGGCAAGCCCGCGCCCGACACCTTCCTCGCGGCCGCTGCCGACCTGGGTGTCGACAAGGCCGACGCGGTGGTGTTCGAGGACGCCATCGCCGGGGTGGAGTCGGGGAAGGCCGGCGGCTTCGGCTTCATCGTCGGGGTCGACCGGCTCGACCACGCCGACGAGCTGAGCGCCGCGGGCGCGGATGTCGTGGTGAAGGACCTGGAGGACCTGCTGTGA
- a CDS encoding histidine kinase has translation MTGAASDDGVPLLVPPMMPAVTSGDPPTGPDWRVEVAWTGHRCVAYVHPPGPGRDGRVRLLSGADNSMTHAYPEFSAPLLARCPPGGMVLDGTIVARGEEHAARPRLLKRRHSRYKPSEHDIAAVPVDLQIADLLFFDGHDTTGLPYRERRTLLEGLGLDGAPVWTTALFPATELGSIMRIAAAEGIDAFHARHLGARYRPGGRSKFWLRVPVQRTRQVVIGGWTPTDPHRADAIGTLLLGVPDGDRLRYVGRVGIGVEERRRLDADLRGSARDDSPFTAELPADAARHAVWVLPDLVGLVEFTGWVGGTRMRLPLWRGLADLDDLDDSQWAIPPTPAPAPDALAVAAPAAADPAPAATEPPPPPAVAPAEPEGTDVRRLEQHFVYNSLNTIAALIRTDPFRARELLFGFADLSRAADGPPESTVARELDAVRAYLQIEQARFGSRLQVEIELDDGVGSEPVATMQVLSVVREAVQKGIEPRREGGLLTVAARRVDDGCEVAITAAGETARLLFPAAAP, from the coding sequence GTGACGGGGGCCGCATCCGACGACGGTGTGCCGCTCCTCGTCCCGCCCATGATGCCCGCGGTGACCTCCGGCGATCCGCCGACCGGGCCCGACTGGCGCGTCGAGGTGGCGTGGACCGGGCACCGCTGCGTCGCCTACGTCCACCCGCCCGGCCCGGGCCGCGACGGCCGGGTGCGGCTGCTGTCGGGCGCCGACAACTCCATGACCCACGCCTACCCGGAGTTCTCCGCGCCGCTGCTGGCCCGCTGCCCGCCGGGCGGGATGGTGCTCGACGGCACGATCGTCGCCCGCGGGGAGGAGCACGCCGCCCGGCCGCGGCTGCTCAAGCGCCGGCACTCCCGCTACAAGCCCAGCGAGCACGACATCGCCGCGGTCCCGGTCGACCTGCAGATCGCCGACCTGCTGTTCTTCGACGGTCACGACACCACCGGGCTGCCCTACCGCGAGCGCCGCACGCTGCTGGAGGGGCTCGGGCTCGACGGCGCCCCGGTGTGGACGACGGCGCTGTTCCCGGCCACCGAGCTGGGGTCCATCATGCGGATCGCCGCGGCCGAGGGCATCGACGCCTTCCACGCCCGGCACCTGGGCGCCCGCTACCGCCCGGGCGGCCGGTCGAAGTTCTGGCTGCGCGTGCCGGTGCAGCGCACCCGCCAGGTCGTCATCGGGGGATGGACGCCCACCGACCCGCACCGCGCGGACGCGATCGGCACGCTGCTGCTCGGCGTGCCCGACGGCGACCGGCTGCGCTACGTCGGGCGGGTCGGGATCGGGGTGGAGGAGCGGCGCCGCCTGGACGCCGACCTGCGCGGCAGCGCCCGCGACGACTCCCCGTTCACCGCCGAGCTGCCCGCCGACGCCGCCCGGCACGCGGTGTGGGTGCTGCCCGACCTGGTCGGGCTCGTCGAGTTCACCGGCTGGGTCGGCGGCACGCGGATGCGGCTGCCGCTGTGGCGCGGCCTGGCCGACCTGGACGACCTCGACGACTCGCAGTGGGCGATCCCGCCCACCCCGGCGCCCGCGCCCGATGCGCTGGCCGTCGCGGCCCCGGCGGCGGCCGACCCGGCGCCCGCTGCGACCGAGCCGCCACCCCCGCCCGCGGTCGCGCCGGCCGAGCCGGAGGGGACCGACGTCCGCCGGCTCGAGCAGCACTTCGTCTACAACTCCCTCAACACGATCGCCGCGCTGATCCGGACCGACCCGTTCCGGGCCCGCGAGCTGCTGTTCGGCTTCGCCGACCTGTCCCGCGCCGCCGACGGCCCCCCGGAGAGCACGGTCGCGCGGGAGCTCGACGCCGTGCGCGCCTACCTGCAGATCGAGCAGGCCCGGTTCGGGTCCCGGCTGCAGGTGGAGATCGAGCTCGACGACGGCGTCGGGTCGGAGCCGGTGGCGACGATGCAGGTGCTCTCGGTCGTCCGCGAGGCCGTGCAGAAGGGCATCGAGCCCCGGCGCGAGGGCGGGCTGCTGACGGTCGCGGCCCGGCGCGTCGACGACGGCTGCGAGGTCGCGATCACCGCGGCGGGGGAGACGGCGCGGCTGCTGTTCCCCGCCGCCGCACCCTGA